A stretch of the Ictidomys tridecemlineatus isolate mIctTri1 chromosome 5, mIctTri1.hap1, whole genome shotgun sequence genome encodes the following:
- the LOC101964834 gene encoding olfactory receptor 4L1 translates to MDHKNGSVVTEFILLGFSGQWELQIFFFVTFSLIYGATVVGNILIMVTVTVSSALHSPMYFLLGNLSLLDMCLSTVTTPKMITDLLAEHKTISLWGCMIQMFFMHLFGGAEMTLLIIMAFDRYVAICKPLHYRTIMNHKLLNRFVILSWIIGFIHTMSQMILTVNLPFCGNNVVDNIFCDLPLVIKLACVETYTLELFVIADSGLLSFICFILLLVSYTVILVTVQQRASGGLSKALSTLSAHIIVVTLFFGPCIFIYGWPFSGFASNKTLAVFYTVITPLMNPIIYTLRNQKMQGAMRKLWFQSC, encoded by the coding sequence ATGGATCATAAAAATGGGTCTGTTGTGACTGAGTTTATTTTACTTGGATTTTCTGGACAATGGGAACttcagattttcttctttgtgacATTTTCCTTGATCTACGGCGCTACTGTGGTGGGAAATATTCTTATCATGGTCACTGTGACAGTTAGTTCTGCTCTTCATTCTCCCATGTACTTCCTTCTTGGAAACCTTTCCTTGTTGGACATGTGTCTCTCTACTGTCACAACACCCAAGATGATCACAGACTTGCTTGCTGAACACAAGACTATCTCTCTATGGGGTTGCATGATCCAGATGTTCTTTATGCACCTCTTTGGTGGTGCTGAGATGACGCTTTTGATAATCATGGCTTTTGACAGATATGTAGCCATATGTAAACCCCTGCACTACAGGACAATAATGAACCACAAGTTGCTGAATCGGTTTGTGATACTTTCATGGATAATTGGTTTTATACACACTATGAGCCAGATGATATTGACAGTCAACTTGCCTTTCTGTGGCAACAATGTTGTGGACAACATATTTTGTGATCTTCCCCTTGTGATCAAGCTTGCTTGTGTTGAAACTTATACCCTAGAATTATTTGTCATTGCTGACAGTGGGCTGCTCTCTTTTATCTGTTTCATCCTCTTGCTTGTCTCCTACACTGTCATCCTGGTCACCGTGCAGCAAAGGGCATCTGGGGGGCTCTCCAAGGCTCTGTCCACATTGTCTGCCCACATCATTGTGGTCACTCTGTTCTTTGGACcctgtatttttatatatggcTGGCCTTTCAGTGGTTTTGCAAGTAATAAAACCCTTGCTGTATTTTACACTGTTATTACACCCTTAATGAATCCTATTATTTACACTCTGAGAAACCAGAAAATGCAAGGGGCCATGAGAAAATTATGGTTCCAGTCCTGTTAG